The window CACCCGCCTGCGGGTCGAGGCGGCCATCACCGAGCTCGACTACGTGCGCAACTCCTCCGGCAGCAGCCTGCGCTCGGGCCGCAGCGAGTCCGTGGGGCTGCTCGTGCTGGACGTGACCAACCCGTTCTTCACCGAGGTCGCCCGGGGCGTGGAGGACGAGGCGGCCGGATCCGGGCTCGCCGTGGTGCTGCTCAACTCCGCCGAGAAGCGCGAGCGCCAGCAGCGCAACGTGCGCCTGCTGGCCGAGCAGCGCGCGGCCGGGGCCGTGGTGATGCCGGTGGACGACGACCTGTCGGACCTTCTGTGGCTGAGCCGCCAGGGGACCTTCTGGGTGGCCCTGGACCGGGGCGACGTCGCCGAGGACGTGGGGTGCAGCGTCAGCGTGGACAACCACGCGGGCGGGATGGCGGCCGGGAGGCACCTCATCGGGCTGGGGCACGAGACGGTGACCTTCCTGACCGGGCCGTTCGCCATCGAACAGGTCAGGCGCAGGCACGAGGGGCTGCGCGACGCCTTCACCGAGGCCGGGCTGGACCCGGACTCCTGCGTGCGGGTGGTCGAGCAGCCGCTGCTCAACCCCGAGCAGGGCGAGCGGGCGGTGGACGCGATCCTGGGCGGGGGGCCGCGGCAGCGGCCGCGGGCGGTGTTCTGCGCCAACGACCAGCTCGCGCTCGGCGTGATGAAGGGCCTGGGCCAGCGGGGCCTGCGGGTGCCCGAGGACATGTCGGTGGTGGGCTACGACAACGTGGACTTCGCCGACCTGGTGCACCCGGGGCTGACCACGGTGGCCCAGCCCAAGTACGAACTGGGCCGGGCGGCGATGCGCCTGCTGGAGTCGGAGCTGAACCACGGCGAGCACGTCCACGAGCGGGTGCTGTTCACGCCGGAGCTGGTGGTGCGGGGTTCGACGGCGGTGTACCGGGACTGACCCGTGTTCCCTCGGTCCTGGGTTCTCCGTGCTTGCGGCCGTGGGAAAGCCCGGGCAAAAGCCCTGCTCAGGGTTGTAGCGGTCCGGCGGGAGGGGTAGTCGGCCCACATGGGCAAGGACGCGGACGACTACCGCAGGGACTACACCGACCCCAAGTTACGGGAGAGGCTCAAGGAGCGGATCAAGGCCTCGGACAAGGGCGGGGCCGCCGGGAAGTGG is drawn from Nocardiopsis dassonvillei subsp. dassonvillei DSM 43111 and contains these coding sequences:
- a CDS encoding LacI family DNA-binding transcriptional regulator encodes the protein MSTRSPNARRGVGITEVARRAGVSPGTVSNVLNRPERVAEATRLRVEAAITELDYVRNSSGSSLRSGRSESVGLLVLDVTNPFFTEVARGVEDEAAGSGLAVVLLNSAEKRERQQRNVRLLAEQRAAGAVVMPVDDDLSDLLWLSRQGTFWVALDRGDVAEDVGCSVSVDNHAGGMAAGRHLIGLGHETVTFLTGPFAIEQVRRRHEGLRDAFTEAGLDPDSCVRVVEQPLLNPEQGERAVDAILGGGPRQRPRAVFCANDQLALGVMKGLGQRGLRVPEDMSVVGYDNVDFADLVHPGLTTVAQPKYELGRAAMRLLESELNHGEHVHERVLFTPELVVRGSTAVYRD